From a single Candidatus Paracaedimonas acanthamoebae genomic region:
- a CDS encoding ComF family protein, translating into MMRPLIKDISSKLLDFILPPQCINCTTSVLQQGGLCADCWEKINFISKPFCSLCGFPFNISIENENICAPCARKSPLFARARAAIYYNDASKPMILRFKHADALHITPLFAEWLYQAGHDLFPQAEYLVPTPLHWSRLVYRGYNQAALLSQKLSKKTKIPHLPDLLERTRRTPPQGELTSKEREKNVSNAFKLNKKYKQLIRDKHILLIDDVFTSGATVQACTKILKKSGAKQIDILTLAKVIKPKI; encoded by the coding sequence ATGATGCGGCCCCTCATTAAGGACATAAGCAGCAAGTTACTTGATTTTATTTTACCGCCTCAATGCATTAATTGCACCACTTCTGTCTTGCAACAAGGTGGCCTTTGCGCAGATTGTTGGGAAAAAATTAACTTCATCAGTAAACCTTTCTGCTCTCTCTGTGGATTTCCCTTTAATATTTCTATTGAAAATGAAAATATTTGCGCCCCGTGCGCTCGAAAATCCCCCCTTTTCGCAAGAGCACGTGCTGCTATTTATTATAATGATGCAAGCAAACCGATGATCCTTCGCTTTAAGCATGCTGACGCCCTTCATATAACGCCTCTTTTTGCGGAATGGCTCTATCAAGCGGGGCATGATTTATTTCCACAAGCTGAATATCTTGTTCCCACCCCTTTACATTGGAGTCGACTCGTTTATAGAGGCTATAATCAAGCAGCACTTTTAAGCCAAAAACTTAGCAAAAAAACAAAAATCCCTCACCTACCCGATCTTCTTGAGCGTACTCGTAGAACGCCACCTCAAGGCGAATTAACCTCTAAAGAACGGGAAAAAAACGTTTCTAATGCCTTTAAATTAAACAAAAAATATAAACAACTTATTCGCGATAAACACATTTTGCTTATTGATGACGTTTTTACGTCAGGTGCAACCGTACAAGCTTGTACTAAGATTTTAAAAAAATCTGGTGCAAAGCAAATAGATATATTAACATTAGCAAAAGTTATTAAACCAAAGATTTGA